In Shinella sp. XGS7, a single genomic region encodes these proteins:
- a CDS encoding LysR family transcriptional regulator, with protein MSTPRPVNFRTLDLNLLRVFDMVMTERHVTRAAARLAITQPAVSNALRRLREATNEELFIPASHGVIPTAHAELLWPIVRQALASLQQAFEPQDFDPLQARGVSFTVAMADATAALFVPALARRFQRDGVQVALRVVPLSTRDPREMLEQGRAEVAVGFFPELPGLLQAEGEASLFRRSELYHTAYVCVMRAQHPLAAPGALSLDAYCAARHLRVSFAGRPRGFVDEALARIGRLRQVDMTVNSYFTAGLSVQQSDLLTVLPSSFVPAMGFGERLAVRGLPFELLGIEISQVWHARHELEPAQRWLRGVLQTLGGEIAQGAAAAARGPAGSPPAQPPAS; from the coding sequence ATGAGCACCCCGCGCCCTGTCAACTTCCGCACCCTGGACCTGAACCTGCTGCGCGTCTTCGACATGGTGATGACCGAGCGCCACGTCACCCGCGCCGCCGCCCGCCTGGCCATCACCCAGCCCGCCGTGAGCAATGCCTTGCGCCGCCTGCGCGAGGCCACCAATGAGGAGCTCTTCATCCCGGCCTCGCACGGCGTGATCCCCACCGCCCATGCCGAGCTGCTCTGGCCCATCGTGCGCCAGGCCCTGGCCAGCCTGCAGCAGGCCTTCGAGCCCCAGGATTTCGATCCGCTGCAGGCGCGCGGGGTGAGCTTCACCGTGGCCATGGCCGATGCCACGGCCGCGCTCTTCGTGCCGGCCCTGGCGCGGCGCTTCCAGCGCGACGGCGTGCAGGTGGCCCTGCGCGTGGTGCCCCTGAGCACCCGCGATCCGCGCGAGATGCTGGAGCAGGGCCGCGCCGAGGTGGCCGTAGGTTTCTTCCCCGAGCTGCCCGGTCTGCTGCAGGCCGAGGGCGAAGCCAGCCTGTTCCGGCGCAGCGAGCTTTATCACACGGCCTATGTCTGCGTGATGCGGGCCCAGCACCCCCTGGCCGCGCCCGGCGCGCTCAGCCTGGACGCCTACTGCGCGGCCCGCCATCTGCGGGTGAGTTTTGCCGGGCGGCCGCGCGGCTTTGTGGATGAGGCCCTGGCCCGCATCGGCCGCCTGCGCCAGGTGGACATGACGGTGAACAGCTATTTCACGGCCGGGCTCAGCGTGCAGCAGTCCGATCTGCTCACCGTGCTGCCCAGCAGCTTCGTGCCCGCCATGGGCTTTGGCGAGCGCCTGGCGGTGCGCGGCCTGCCCTTCGAGCTGCTGGGCATCGAGATCAGCCAGGTCTGGCATGCCCGCCATGAGCTGGAACCCGCCCAGCGCTGGCTGCGCGGCGTGCTGCAGACCCTGGGCGGCGAGATTGCGCAAGGGGCGGCCGCAGCCGCCCGGGGGCCGGCCGGCTCGCCTCCCGCTCAGCCGCCGGCCAGCTGA